Proteins encoded together in one Candidatus Kaiserbacteria bacterium window:
- a CDS encoding trypsin-like peptidase domain-containing protein, translating to MLESLITTIYLFLASVATATLLAVSTFIPGYTQQGAVISSIEQSATLVVDEELIEEPAVLQEPQIESEHINLPAGVEITPEIIIESEIIVTSPIIEAPTPTPSFYETPPLPLEVVNTVSSPALVNILCASTPGSSVSGAIGSGIIIDPRGVILTNAHVAQYLLVKEHPNAIISCVIRSGSPAKTKYTAEILTFPYMWAQNHGKDLQLETPTGTGEHDWALLYITGTTDGTEKPLTFPFVSFDTREAVTTMNDPVLLASYPAGFLGSALLQRGLWPVSTTVEIQKVYTFSEALIDILSLGGTIVAQGGSSGGAVMNQWNKLVGIIVTSSVGNTTAERDLRALTLSHIDRSLQIHTGNTLLSFLNIGDFENRVQEFGETTVPNLLPYFPI from the coding sequence ATGTTAGAGAGCCTTATTACTACAATCTATCTATTCCTAGCCAGTGTAGCCACTGCTACGTTATTAGCCGTTTCTACGTTTATACCTGGATACACGCAACAAGGTGCCGTAATAAGCTCAATAGAGCAAAGTGCGACTCTTGTAGTTGATGAAGAGCTAATTGAAGAACCTGCTGTATTACAAGAGCCACAAATAGAGTCGGAGCATATAAATCTGCCAGCTGGCGTAGAGATCACTCCCGAAATAATTATCGAATCAGAAATTATAGTCACTTCGCCAATCATAGAGGCACCGACTCCGACACCTTCATTTTACGAAACTCCACCGCTTCCTTTAGAAGTTGTAAATACTGTCTCCTCCCCTGCCTTAGTAAACATACTCTGTGCTAGCACACCTGGTTCGTCTGTATCTGGCGCAATAGGTAGCGGGATTATAATCGATCCACGAGGAGTAATTCTTACCAACGCACATGTGGCACAATATTTGCTAGTGAAAGAGCACCCTAACGCCATTATTTCGTGTGTTATACGCTCTGGATCCCCCGCCAAAACAAAATACACTGCTGAGATACTTACTTTCCCGTATATGTGGGCACAAAATCATGGCAAAGATTTACAATTGGAGACACCAACAGGAACTGGAGAACATGATTGGGCGCTTCTCTACATAACTGGTACTACAGACGGGACTGAAAAGCCGCTCACTTTTCCTTTCGTATCGTTCGACACACGAGAAGCAGTTACCACAATGAATGATCCTGTATTACTCGCTAGTTATCCAGCAGGCTTTCTAGGTAGCGCGCTCTTACAACGAGGCCTCTGGCCGGTATCGACAACAGTAGAAATACAGAAAGTGTATACGTTCTCAGAAGCTCTCATCGATATTCTATCACTTGGTGGGACAATCGTTGCTCAAGGTGGGTCCTCAGGCGGAGCAGTAATGAACCAATGGAACAAATTGGTTGGAATTATTGTGACCAGCAGTGTAGGAAATACTACAGCAGAGCGCGACTTGCGTGCGCTCACTCTTTCGCATATTGATAGAAGTCTGCAAATACACACCGGAAATACTCTCTTATCCTTTCTAAATATCGGTGACTTTGAAAATCGTGTACAGGAGTTTGGAGAAACTACTGTACCAAACCTACTCCCCTACTTCCCAATATAA